The Rubricoccus marinus nucleotide sequence CCAGAGGCGGGCGGCGCCAGAGGCGAGCGCGCGGCCCCCCGCGCGGCGCGAGGCCAGGCGGCTGGCCTCTGGCGGAACCGGGGCTGAGGCCTCTGGCGCGGCGTCGAGCACGGCCTCGCGGAGCGAGCGGAGCGCGTCGGGGTCGAGGGAAGCGGTCCGGTAGTGCTCGCGGACGGCCTCGTCGAGAGAGGGCTGAGTCATGGTGGCGCTAGGGACGGTAGGCGTCGCCGAGGCGAGCGCGGAGTTTCTTTTTCGTGCGGTGCAGCAGGCTCAGAACGGTCCCGCGCGGCCGGTTCGTGATCGCGCCGATCTCGGACGCGGTCAGGCCTTCGACGGCGTGGAGGAACAGCACCTCGCGCTCGTCCTCGCGCAAGAGGCCCAGCGCGTCGCCGAGCGCGACGGCGGCAAAGGGCGCGGTGTCGTCTGGCGAGGGCGTGTCGGCCGGGTCGTCCAGCGCGGCGGTGTCTACCTCGTGGTCGAACAGGGCCGGGCGGCGGCGGAGGTCCAGAAAGCGGTTGCGGACAGCGGTCAGCAGGTAGCCCGCGTGCCACGGCCCGCCGCGCCGGGCGACGGACAGGCTCGCGTCCTGCACGATGTCGCGCGCCTCGTTCTCGTCGTGCGTCAGCGAGAGCGCGAAGCGGTAGGCGCGCTGGAGCAGCGCGTCCAATTCTTCAGCCTCTGGCGGGGGCGCGACGACGCGCCGGAGTGAGGGCGCGGAGGCGAGGGCGAGAGCAGGGGCCACGAGCGATGGGGCAGGGGGAGATGGGGCGGCACCGCCCGCTCCGCCAGAGGCGGCGTGCGGAGAGACCGTCTGCGGAGAGACGCCCCATGCTCTCCTGTGATTGCATCGGCCTCTGGCGCCAGAGGCGATCTCCAGCTGCGGTGTCGGCCCGGCCTGTGTGATGTGGGGATGCCGGGACTCGAACCCGAGTCCAGACGCCAGAGGCCTCTGGCGCTACGCCTGCTTGGACTGCGGGAGCTTGATCTGCGGCGCGTCCGGGTCCGGCCGGTACAGGACCGCGCTGCGGCCCGCGACGGAGACCACGACGGTGTTCTCGACCTGCGCGGCGAGCGCCTCGGCGGCCTCGCGTGGGCCCAACTCGCCGCCGTCGTGCACGCGGACTTTGGCGAGCTCGCGGGTGTTGAACGCCTGCCGGAGCGCGCGCACGGTCGGGACGGTCGCGCCCTCTTTACCGAGGTGCAGGACGGGCTTGAGCGGGTGCGCGAGCTTGCGGAGGTGAGCGCGCTGCTTGGAGGTGAGGGCCATCGGAGTGGAGATCGGATCGGCCTCAAGATCGCGCCTCTGGCGCCGGGGAAGAAGGAAAGAGGGACGAGGAAAGAACGCGGAGCCGGAGAGGAGCCTCTGGCGCCAGAGGCGCCGCGATCTTCCAGTCCCCAGTCCCCAGTCCCCAGTCCTCCATGAAGCTCGCCCTCGTCCAGCAGACCGCTACGCCCGACCTCGCGGACAACCTCGCCAGAGGCCTCGCCGCCTTCGAGCGCGCCGCCGACGCGGGCGCCGACCTCGTGGCCTTCGCGGAACTGGCCTTCCACCCGTTCTGGCCGCAGCGACACGCCACGCCCGAACTCCTGGCCCACGCCGAGCCCATCGACGGGCCGACCGTCACGGCGTTTCGCGAGCGCGCGGCAGCGAGAGGCGTCGTGTGCGTGCTCAACCTGTTCGAGCGGGCCTCTGGCGCCAGAGGCGAGCAGACGTTCGACGCGTCGCCGGTGATCGACGCGGACGGGGCGCTGCTGGGCGTGACGCGGATGATCCACATCACGGACTACGAGGCGTTCCACGAGCAGGGGTTCTACGCGCCGGGCGACAACGGCCTGCCCGTCTACCAAACCGCCGCCGGCCGCATCGGCGTGGCGATCTGCTACGACCGGCACTTTCCCGAGGCCATGCGCGCGCTCGCGCTGGCGGGCGCTGAGGTGGTCATCGTGCCACAGGCCGGGGCGGTGGGGGAGTGGCCGGACGGGCTCTACGAGGCCGAGATGCAGGTGGCGTCGTTCCAGAACGGCTACTTCACGGCGCTCGTCAACCGCGTCGGTGAGGAGGCGCGGCTGACGTTCGCGGGGGAGAGCTTTGTGACCGCCCCCGACGGCCGCGTCGTCGCGCGGGCCGCCTCTGGCGCCGACGAGATCCTCTACGCCGACGTGGACCTCGGCGCAGTGGCGGAGTCCCACGCGCGCCGCCTGTTCCTCCAGCACCGCCGCCCGGAGCTGTACGCGGACTGGCTCGCGCGATAGCCTCTGGCGCTGCAGCGGTGCGCGGCCTTTGGCGCCAGAGGCGGCCTGGCCAGCGTGACGGGGCGAGGCGGCGGATCCGGTACATGGAGACGACTTCACTCTCCATCCCTGACCATGACTCCGCTCCGCTGGCGCCTCACGCGCGCCCTGTTGTTCACGCTCCTCGTCAGCCTGTTCGCCGCCGACGCGGCCGATGCCCAGAGTATCTTCAAACGTGCCCGCGACGCCGCTCGCCGCGCTGCCGAGCGCGAGGTCGAATCCCGGACAGAACGCGCGGTGGAGAACGCCGTCCGCGCCGCCTTCGACGCGGGCGAGGACGCCATCGAATGCCTCTTTACCGACCCCGAGTGCATCGAGAGTGCCCAGGCCGAGGGCAGCGACGTGGTCCTCGTGGACGACGACGGTCAGTACGTGGACCGCAACGGCGCGCCCGTCGGCACGGACAACGCGACCGACGCCATCGTGCGGGCGCCAGCGGCGCAATCCGGCGCGGCCTCTGGCGCCAGCCCGTCCGCCGCGCCCGGCACGGGGGCGTGGGCCAACTACGACTTCGTGCCCGGCGCCCGGCCGCTCTTCTCCGAGGACTTCGAGAGCGACTATGTAGGCAACGTGCCGAGCCGGATCGAGTTCGAGAGCGGCGTGATGGAGGTCGTGAGCGAGAACGGCAACCAGATGCTCCGCTTCGGCGACGCGAGCGCCTTCGCGATCCCGCTCCCTGAGACGCTCCCCGAGCGGTTCACCATCGAGTTCGACCTGTATCACGGCGACGATTGGAACTACACCACGCTCGCCACCGGCCCGCTCGTGGACGCGGAGGACGGCTTCCACACCTTCCACGGCGACATGAAGAACCACGCCGCCTCCGAATTCCGCGTCGCGGACTTTTTCCAGACCGGCGTTTCCGAGGGCGCCTCTGGCGGCTCCTCGCTCCAGCGTAAGGACGCCTTTTTGAGCGCGATGGTGCCCGTCCGGATCGCCGTGGACGGCTCCTACGTCAAGATGTACATCGGCGAGGAGCGCGTCGCGAACATCCCCAATGCGGACATCCAGCGCACGGACCGCCTCTTGTGGGCCGTCGGTGGCGAGGTCGCCGCAACGGACGACGGCAGCAACGGGCCCATCCTCGTGGACAACGTCCGCATCGCCGCCGGCGGGCGCGAGATCTTGTACGACCAGCTTCTGGCGGACGGCCGCGTCGCCACGCAGGGCATCCTCTTCGCCAGCGGCAGCGCGACGATCAAGCCCGAGTCCACGCCCACCCTCGGCGACATCGTGCGCACGATGCAGCAAAACGGCGACCTCCGCCTGCGGATCGAGGGCCACACGGACAACACCGGCACGCCAGAGGCCAACCTCACCCTTAGCCAGCAGCGCGCCGACGCCGTGGTGGCGTACCTCACCGCTCAGGGTATTAGCGGCTCGCGCTTGGAAGCCGCCGGGCTGGGGCAGACCCAACCCGCTGCCGACAACGGCACGCTCGAAGGCCGTCAGCAAAACCGCCGCGTAGAGCTCGTGCGGCTCTAGCCTCTGGCGCCAGAGGCGCGAGCCCAGCCTCTGGCGCGAACGAAAACGGCCCGTCCCGCCAGAGGCGAGACGGGCCGAACGAAACCAAACGAGCCTCTGGCGAAGGAGTCGACGGGGAGCGAGAGGCTGAACAGGCGCTTTGCCCATCCCTCATCCCGCATCCCTTATCCCTCCTCTACCACAGCTTGATCCGGTCCTCGGGCGCGAGGTACAGCCCGTCTCCCGGCTCCACGCCGAACGCGGTGTAGAACGCCGGGATGTGCGAGAGCGGGCCGACGGCGCGGTACGGGCCGGGCGAGTGGCTGTCCGTCTTGAGCAACTGCGTGAGGTACGCGTCGCGGTAGGCGTTGCGCCAGACCTGCGCCCAGCCCAGGAAAACGCGCTGGTCGCCGGTGTAGCCGTCGATAATCGGCGCCTCCTCGCCGTCCAGCGAGAGCCGGTAGGCGCGGTAGGCCATCGTGAGGCCTGCCAGGTCGGCGATGTTCTCGCCGAGCGTGAGGCGGCCGTTGACGGTCTCGCCCGCCAGAGGCTCGTAGCCATCGTACTGCGCGACGAGGCGGTCGGTCAGCGCCTCGAACTCCGTCCGGTCGGCCTCGCTCCACCAGTTGCGGAGGTTGCCCTGGCCGTCGTACTGGCTGCCCTGGTCGTCGAAGCCGTGCGAGAACTCGTGGCCGATGACCGCGCCGATGCCGCCGTAGTTGACGGCGTCGTCCGCCTCCACGTTGAAAAACGGCGGCTGGAGGATAGCGGCCGGGAAAACGATCTCGTTAAAGGACGGGTTGTAGTACGCGTTGACGGTTTGAGGCGTCATGCCCCACTCGGCGCGGTCGGGCGCCTGCCCGAGGTCGGAGAGCATGTCCTCCCAGTTCCAGGCCGCGATCTTACGCGTGTTGCCGATCAAGTCGTCGGGCCGGAGGTCGAGCGCGGAGTAGTCCTCCCACTCATCCGGGTAGCCGATCTTGAACGTGTAGTCGTCGAGCTTGGCGAGCGCGGCCTGCTTCGTCTCGTCGGTCATCCACTCCAACTCGGAGATGGACTGCCGCATGGCGACCTGGAGGTTGCGGATCATCTCGTCCATGCGCGCCTTGGCCTCTGGCGGGAAGTGCCGCGCCACGTAGACCCGGCCGATGCCCTCGCCGAGCGCGCCAGAGGCCGCGCCGACGGCCTTTTTCCAGCGCACGCGGTCGGCGGTCTGGCCGGAAAGCGTGCGGCCGAAAAAGTCGAAGTTGGCCTCGGCAAAGGGCTTGGAGAGCAGGCCGGCGGCCTCGCTCACGGTCTGGAGGCGTGCCCACGTTTTCCAGTCCTCCAGCGGGGTGCGCCGCATCATCGTATTCAGCGCGGCCACGTAGCTGGGCTGGTTGACGATCACCGAATCGACGGCCGGGAAGCCGGACCCGGAGAGCAGGATAGGAAGCCGCACCTGCGGGTACGTCGCCACGAGCTCGGTCCACGCCATCTTGTTGTAGCGGGCCTCGGGATCGCGGTTCTCGACGCGCGTCCACTGGTGCCGCGCGATCTCGGTTTCGAGCGCGAGCACGGTCCGTGCGGCCTCTTGCGCGTCGCCGGGGAGGTCCGCGAGGTCGTGGATCGTCGCGAGGTAGTCCACGTAGGCGGCGCGCTCGTCTGCGAAGCCGTCTTCGAGGTAGTAGCTCCGGTCCGGGAGGCCCGTCCCGGTCTGCCAGAGCGCCGTGATGTGCTGGCCGGAGTTCCGCGCGTCCACGGTCACAAAGGCCGCCAGCGGCGACGGCCCGAAGGTGCCTCTGGCGTTGGCGGCGAAGTACCGCGCCAGGTCGTCACGGGAGGCGATGGCATCGATGCGGGCGAAGTCCGGCGCCAGAGGCGTCACGCCGAGCGCGTCCACGCGGGCGGAGTCCATGTAGGCGGTGTAGACGGCCGCGATGCGCTGCGCATCGGGATCGTCCACGCGGCCGGCGGCGGCGTCCTCCACGATGGCGCGCACATCGGCCTCGGCCTTCTCACGGAGGATGTCGAAGGAGCCGTAGCGGCTCTTGTCGTCCGGGATCTGGACAGTCTCCAGCCAGCGGCCGTTGGTGTAGCGGAAGAGGTCGTCCTGCGGGCGGACGGTCCGGTCCATGGCCGTCGTGTCCACGCCGAGGCCGAGCGGCGCGCTCGTCTGGGCGCTCGCGCCGGAGGCGAGCAGGAGCGTTGCGAAGAGGAGTCGTTTCATCAAATGCGGTGGTGAGAGCGCGCGCAATCTCGCGACGCCAGAGGCCCCTGGCGAGGGGGAAGGCAGAGCCTCTGGCGCGGGGCTCTACATCTCTCGGTAGAGAAACGAGAACGTCTGCTCGTCTTCTGCGAGCCCCCACCAGAACGAGCGACCGTCCTTGGAGTCGTAGCCGTCCGCGAGGTAGGGCTCCCCGAACCCGATGAAGAGGTCGCCACACGAGCGGCGCGGGCTGTCCCCAACCTCCGCGTCGTGGCTTTCGAGATAGCGCCGAAGCCGCGCGGCGTCCTCTGGCGAGATGGCGACAATCGCGGCGGAGCAGTCCACGTCTCCATGCGAGGTCGCGTGCTGCACGAACTCGCCAGAGGCCGGGAAGGGGACCGCGCTCTCTCGGGTAAACCGCGTGCGATACGCGTCTAGGTCTGGAAAGAGGAGGAGGTACGCAACGGCTCCGAACACGAGCACGAGCACGGCCAACACAGCGACTCCCCACCGACCCGCCCGCCAGAGCATCACCCCGAAGAGCGCGCAGACGCCGAGACCAATCGCGAGCAGGACAAAGACGAACAGGCCAAACATCGCGTGGCTACGACGCGCGGCCTCTGGCGTTGCGCCAGAGGCTCAGACCGCCTCGGCGTGCACGAACGTCGGCGCCCCCGTGGGGACCGTCCGCGCCTCTGGCGGCATCGGGATCTCCGGCACCGACGTTAGAGGCTGGTAGTCGCCGAGGGGATTCGGCTCGGCCCAGAGCGTGCCGCGCGTGGTGCGCATGACCACGTGGTCGCCCGAGCGTCCCAGGACGTAGTCGCGCGTGAGCGGCACTTTGCCGTCGGGCGTGTCCAGCACGTAGGCCGGGACCGCGAAGCCCGACGTGTGGCCCCGGATCTCGCGCATCAGGTCCATGCCCTTCTCGATCGGCGTGCGCAGGTGCGCCGTCCCGCCGATGAGCTGCGCGTGGTAGAGGTAGTACGGCCGCACGCGGAGCCCGACGAGCCCTTCGCAGAGCGCCTTGAGCGTCGCCGCGTCGTCGTTGATGCCCGCCAGAAGCACGCTCTGGTTGCCCACCGGCACGCCCGCGTCGGCCAGCCGCGCCGCAGCGCCAGAGGCCTCTGGCGTGAGCTCTTTGGGGTGGTTGAAGTGCGTGTTCAGCCAGACCGGGTGGTGCTTCTGGAGGACCGCGCACAGCTCCGGCGTGATCCGCATCGGGTTGACAACCGGCAGGCGCGAGCCGATGCGGACGACCTCGACGTGAGGGATCGCGCGGAGTTCGCCCAGCAGCCAGTCGATGTTGGCGTCCGAGAAGACCAGCGGGTCGCCGCCGGTGAGGAGCACGTCGCGGATGGCCGGGGTCTCGCGGATGTACCCCAGCGCGTCGCGCAGTTCGTCCTTCCGCATCATGTAGTCGGCGTCGCCGACCATCCTCTTGCGGAGGCAGTAGCGGCAGTAGACCGCGCACTCGCTCGTCACGCAGAAGGCCACCTTGTCCGGGTAGTTGTGGACGAGGTTTTTGACCGGGCTATGGCCCACTTCGTCCAACGGATCCACCACGCCCACGATGTCGGGCTCCACCTCTGGCGCCTGCGGGACCACGTGCTGGCGGACGGGGCACTGGGGGTCGTAGGCGTCCATCAGGCTCGCGTAGTACGGCGTGATGGTCCAGCGGAAGATGCCGCGCGTGGCCTTGATCGCGTGGCGCTCGCCGTCCGTGATGCGGATGTAGCGTGCGAGGGTCGCCTCGTCGTTGACGCGGTGGCGCATCTGCCAGCGCCAGTCGGTCCACTCCTCGTCCGAGGCGTTGTGCTGGGGAAACGTGGTCATGCCTCTGGCGCGGTCGGGCAGTGCGGCGGGGTGGTGTGGAAGGCGGCGCGTCTAGGCGCCGGGGGCTCCGGCGCCAGAGGCGCACGGGGAAGCCGATAGGTCACTCGCTGTCCGAGCGCTGGACGTACGGGTACCGGCGGAACTCCTTGAGAACGGCCGAATCGCGCGTGGTCTCGAACGTCTCGCCGCACTTCCCGCAGCGGAACACGATCTGCCGCGGCGTGCCGCTGGCCCCGTTGAGAAGCGCCAGCCAGCCGCCGCCACCGTACGAGAGCGACGCGCGCGCCCAGTGGTGGTAGCGGTCGTGTCCGCAGGAGCAAGTCGGTCGGTCGGCCATCATCGAGAGGGGGAGCGCTCGGATTCTACCGCCAGAGGCCTCTGGCGTTCGCGCACGGGCGGTGGATTCCGACCGGCCGGCGCAGAGCCGCTGATAGCCCGCGACGTGGATGGCGCACTCCGCCCCTGGCGCCAGAGGCGAGCGGCGTGTCCCGCCAGAGGCCCGCATCCCTCCTCATCGCATGCCCCCTATCCTTCCTTCCCCGAGTACGGCGCCGGGTCGCGCGGGGCAGCAACGGGGTGCGCCACGTCGGGCAGGGGTGCCTCCGGAGCATGGGCACCGTCGCCGGATGTGCGCGGGACCTCTGGCGTGGGCTCGGAGCCGCCGTCGTCGCCGCCCGGCGGGTCGGGCTCGATGCCGTCGCCCATGCGCTCGGCCCAGGCCTGCGTGAACTCGGCACCGACGAGCACGATAAGCGACGAGTAGTAAATCCAGACGAGGAGTAGCGCGAGCGATCCCGCGGCTCCGAACGCCGATCCGGGGCTGGAAACGCCGAGGTAGATCCCGATGAGCGTTTTGCCGAGCGTGAACAGAATGGCGGTGACGAACGCGCCGACCCACACGTCGCGCCACGAGACCTCGGCATCTGGCAAGTAGCGGAACATGAACGCGAACAGCAGCCCGATCACGCCGATGGAGACGATGACGTTCGCGACGTCGATCAGCGTGCCCGCGATGCCGCCCGGCACCAGGCCGCTGGTGGCGTCGCCGAGAGCCGCGAGGACGGCGCTCAGCGCCAGCGAGACGAGGAGCAAAAACGCGATCGTCAGCACCATCCCGAACGAGAGCAGCCGCTTGACCAAGACCGCCATGAGTCCGCCGCCCTCGGCCGCTTTCTCTACCTCCCACGCGCGGTTGAGCGACTTCTGCAACTGCCCGAACGCGCCAGAGGCCCCGAACAGCAGCGCCGCCAGCCCCGCCAGCTTGGCGCCGATGCCGTCCCCGAGCGTGCTCGCGTTCTCGATCATCGTGCGGATCGCCGCCTGTCCGTCGGAGCCGATGATGCTGCCGACCTGGCCCACAAGGGCCTCTTGCACGCGGTCCACGCCGAAGATGGCGCCGGAAACCCCCAGGATCACCACCAGCAGCGGCGGCAGGGAGAACACCGTGTAGTACGCGATGGCCGCGCTCAGGCTCGGGACGTCGTCGTCCATCACCTCAGCGGCGGTTTTCTTGAGGACGGCGGTGACGTCGGCGGCGGTGAGCTTCACGAAAGGCGGGGGAGAAGGGGGCGGTAGAATGCGCGCCCCGCCTCTCAGGTTGCCCCAACTGCTTTGCCATGCTCCGCCGCCCCACGCTGACCGACGACGGCCGCGCCGTTACCCTGGACCTCCACGGCGCCCGCATCGCCGAGGCCGAGCACCTCGCGCGCCGCGCCGCGCAAGAGGCCTCTGGCGCGGGCCGCAGCACGCTCCGCATCGTTCACGGCGCGAGCACGACCGACTGGGACGGCGGCAACCGGACCGTCAAGACTGCGCTCCTGGACCTGCTCGATAGCGGCGCGCTGGACGCCTGGGTCGCCAGCGAGCACCTCACCGAGGGCGCGATGCTGCTCGGCCTGAGCGCCTCTGGCGCGCCGGACCGCCGCCGCCTCACGATCGGGGACCTCTAACCTGTGGCGCGTGCTGAGCAGCCTTCTCCCGGTGCTCCGCCAGAGGCCCGATCTTCCCCTATCCCACCCCCTCTGCTCCACATGGCCCCCCGCATCGGCATCACCACCTCGCTGAACCGCACGGACCGCGGCGACCTCGAACAACGCCTCGACCTCCGCTACGTCCATGCCGTCGAGCGCGCGGGCGGGCTCCCGCTCGTCGTGCCCATGCTCGACACGCCAGAGGCCGCGGAGGCGTTCGCGGCCCTCCTGGACGGGCTGGTGGTGACGGGCGGCCCGGCCGTCACGGACGGCCTCGTGGGGGAGCTTCCGGAGGACATCGACGAGACGGAGCCGCTCCGTGTGGCGAGCGACAAGCGGCTTCTGGCGCTGTTCCTGGAGGCGCGGCGCCCCGCGCTCGGCATCTGCTACGGGATGCAGCTCGCGAGCGCGTTGCGCGGCGGTACGATCTACGCCGACGTGGAGCGCGACGTGGAGGGCACCGCCGTCCACAGCCGAGGACGCGGCGGAAGCACGCACCCCGCGCGCGTCCACGAGGGCACACGCCTCTGGCGCCTGACGGAGACGGACACGCTCCACATCAACACGCGCCACGTGCAGGCGCTCGCCGAACCCGGGGCGGGGCTCGTCGTGAGCGCGACGGCGCCGGACGGCGTCATAGAGGCCATCGAGACGGCAGACGGGTCGTTCGTGGGCGTCCAGTTCCACCCGGAGGCGATGGACCCCCCGCTCGACGTGCTCTTCCGTGACCTCGTGGAGCGGGCCCGTGGTGCACAAAAGACCGCACCGTAGCGTTCTCGGACCGATTCTTGCCGTATCGTCAACGCCCGCTGTCCACGCCTCCTCGGACCCGCAGCGGCCCCCGAGCGTAGAACACGAGAATACCTCCCCTACACCATGAGCGACCCCGACAGCACGCCCCGCCCTGAAGGTGCGCCCCCCCGTTTCCTCCCGGCCCTGGATTACATCCCGGACCCAATGCAGGAGGAGACGGCGGTCGGCGACCCCGAGGACGACACCTCTCCGCAGGGGAGGCGCGGTCGCGACCTCTTCCGCTCGGGCCTCCGTATCCCGCTCGCGGCGCTCGCCTTCTTGGGCGCCGTCGCGCTTGTCGGCACGCTCGTCGCCAGAGGCGACGTGGCCGCGCAGAAGGCGCCGGACAGCCCGGCGTCGGCTGCGGCTCCTGCTGCTCCGCCGATTGCCGCTGGCGAGGCGTACGCCTTCCGCCAGTTGGACATCCACCCGGATCGGATGCACGGCAAGTACTTCGCCGGCGCGTTCCTCACCGACGCCTCGCCAGAGGCCGCGGCCGAAGGCGACATGATGTCGGACTTCCGCTGGCGCTTGGAGATGTTCCGCAAGGCCTATGGCGTGGACGACAACTTTACCATCCGCGCCTATGACGGCCGCAACGGCCGCGAGCTGGACGCCGTGACGCTGACCGGCATGCGCAACGCGTACCGCGCCTCAGGCAGCGTGAACTGGGATGAGGTCAACCGCGCCCGCCGTACCGCGACCACCGAGCTTCGCCAGAAGCTTCAGGCCGCAGGCATCCCGCGCAAGGACATCGTGATCCGCTGGGGCTACAAGGACAACTCCCTGGAAGCGCGCTCGCGTGACAACCACTTCGTGGAGTACGAGGCGCAACTCGCACGTCGGCTGGGCCTGAGCCTACTCACGACCGAGATCGGCACCGTGGAGACGTTCAACCAGGACCACCTCATCTCCAGCGCGGGCGCCCGCTCCCGTTACCAGATGATGCCGGACATCCTGAGCATGTTCAACGTGGAGCGCTACAACGTGCCTCTGGCGGGCGGTGGCTCGGTGGGCGTGGCTGAAGAGTTGCACCCGCTGCTCTCGATGGAGCCGGCGCTGATGCTCGTCCGCGCGTATTCCAACGCCGTCGGGCACGAGTTGCCGGGCATCTCGGCCTACCACGCCGGTGTCGCGAACATCCACAAGCTGTACCGCGAGTACCTCCGCGCCAATCCTCTGGCGGTGCGCTCCAACCTTCACGTCTCGGACGCCTACATGTGGGGCATCACCGACGGCTTCGAGAAGGTGGACGCCGTGTCCAGCTTTGGTCCGCACTCTCGCATCTACGTTCTTAAGGCTTACGGCGCCCTCCGCGCAACGGAGGATCAGGTCATCGATCCCTCGGAGACCGCTCGCGTTGAGCGCGTGCAGGTCCGCGCCGGTGAGCGCGTAACGCTGGAGCGCATCCTTGCGGCCCTGGAGTCCGTGGATCAGCGCCTGGACTGGAGCTACGCCGATGGCGACACCGCCTACGAGCGCTTCCGCCAGCTCAACCCGCACATCAAGCTCCCGATGGCGCCCGGGACCTCTGGCGTTCCCGACCGCGGCAACCTCGTCTTGACGTCCGCTGCGGGCGGCGAGCCCATCCGCTTTTTCCTCCCGGCAGGAGCCGTGGAGGCGATGAAGCGCACCGGTCTCGACGTGATCGGCGAGATGACGTCGTTCGACGAGGACACCTTTGTTCTCGACCCGAGCGAGGTCACCCCGACCGACCGCGAGTACCAGGCGCTCGTAGACGACATCGGCCAGTTCGGCTTCACGCGCGCCAACAAGGCCCGTCTGGAGACGCTGTACAGCAGCATGAACGCGCTCGCGCGGCAGAACCCGGACAGCCGCTACCGCCAGACGCAGTCCAAGATCATCGGCATCCACCGGATGTTCTGGCGCACCAGCGCTTTCGAAAGCCTGGTCAGCACGCGCGAGAACCTGCTCTCCATCAACCCGCTGGATCTGCGCAACGACAGCCTCGCCAGCGGCCCGCTGCCCGCGCCGATCTTCTAGCTCTGGCGCCCTCCCAATCCCGCCGCCCCCGTCAGCCTCTGGCGGGGGCGGTTTTTTGTGCGCCAGAGGCCGAGTACAGGGTGCCGGCGCGTTCTCGGCCCCGCCACCGGCCTCTGGCGCGTGAGTCATCGCGTACGGCTGGGGTGGCCAAAGCGGGAGCAGGCTCAGGCGTTCGAAAACCGGTACTACCGGGGGCGCGGTGTGGACTGTGAAGGTCGCCAGAGGCCGGCGTGACCCTTGCGAGAAGGCGTCTTTTCAGGCGAAACCGGGACTATCTAGGGCGGTTCGTCAAGCACTTGTTCCAACACGCTTCGTAGGAGGTCGGCGCTTTCGAAGCCCGCGAACCGGCCGATACCTCGGGACCGCTTCGCGCGGCTCGGTTGACCTCCTCCCTCCACAGTCATGTCTCGCGACTTCGCACCCGACCCCGACGCGGTCTCGGTGTTCTCTACGATCTACTGGCCCGGCGTCCTGACGCTTCTCGGCGTGGCCGCCGTCGTCCTCGTGCCCCTACTCGGAGCCCTGCTTCTGGCGTAGTGCCGGACGCGCTCGGCACGCCCGCCACCCCGTTCTGGGACGCGCGCTACGCCGAGGAGGC carries:
- a CDS encoding RNA polymerase sigma factor; translation: MAPALALASAPSLRRVVAPPPEAEELDALLQRAYRFALSLTHDENEARDIVQDASLSVARRGGPWHAGYLLTAVRNRFLDLRRRPALFDHEVDTAALDDPADTPSPDDTAPFAAVALGDALGLLREDEREVLFLHAVEGLTASEIGAITNRPRGTVLSLLHRTKKKLRARLGDAYRP
- a CDS encoding YhbY family RNA-binding protein; the protein is MALTSKQRAHLRKLAHPLKPVLHLGKEGATVPTVRALRQAFNTRELAKVRVHDGGELGPREAAEALAAQVENTVVVSVAGRSAVLYRPDPDAPQIKLPQSKQA
- a CDS encoding carbon-nitrogen hydrolase family protein codes for the protein MKLALVQQTATPDLADNLARGLAAFERAADAGADLVAFAELAFHPFWPQRHATPELLAHAEPIDGPTVTAFRERAAARGVVCVLNLFERASGARGEQTFDASPVIDADGALLGVTRMIHITDYEAFHEQGFYAPGDNGLPVYQTAAGRIGVAICYDRHFPEAMRALALAGAEVVIVPQAGAVGEWPDGLYEAEMQVASFQNGYFTALVNRVGEEARLTFAGESFVTAPDGRVVARAASGADEILYADVDLGAVAESHARRLFLQHRRPELYADWLAR
- a CDS encoding OmpA family protein — its product is MTPLRWRLTRALLFTLLVSLFAADAADAQSIFKRARDAARRAAEREVESRTERAVENAVRAAFDAGEDAIECLFTDPECIESAQAEGSDVVLVDDDGQYVDRNGAPVGTDNATDAIVRAPAAQSGAASGASPSAAPGTGAWANYDFVPGARPLFSEDFESDYVGNVPSRIEFESGVMEVVSENGNQMLRFGDASAFAIPLPETLPERFTIEFDLYHGDDWNYTTLATGPLVDAEDGFHTFHGDMKNHAASEFRVADFFQTGVSEGASGGSSLQRKDAFLSAMVPVRIAVDGSYVKMYIGEERVANIPNADIQRTDRLLWAVGGEVAATDDGSNGPILVDNVRIAAGGREILYDQLLADGRVATQGILFASGSATIKPESTPTLGDIVRTMQQNGDLRLRIEGHTDNTGTPEANLTLSQQRADAVVAYLTAQGISGSRLEAAGLGQTQPAADNGTLEGRQQNRRVELVRL
- a CDS encoding M13 family metallopeptidase, which codes for MKRLLFATLLLASGASAQTSAPLGLGVDTTAMDRTVRPQDDLFRYTNGRWLETVQIPDDKSRYGSFDILREKAEADVRAIVEDAAAGRVDDPDAQRIAAVYTAYMDSARVDALGVTPLAPDFARIDAIASRDDLARYFAANARGTFGPSPLAAFVTVDARNSGQHITALWQTGTGLPDRSYYLEDGFADERAAYVDYLATIHDLADLPGDAQEAARTVLALETEIARHQWTRVENRDPEARYNKMAWTELVATYPQVRLPILLSGSGFPAVDSVIVNQPSYVAALNTMMRRTPLEDWKTWARLQTVSEAAGLLSKPFAEANFDFFGRTLSGQTADRVRWKKAVGAASGALGEGIGRVYVARHFPPEAKARMDEMIRNLQVAMRQSISELEWMTDETKQAALAKLDDYTFKIGYPDEWEDYSALDLRPDDLIGNTRKIAAWNWEDMLSDLGQAPDRAEWGMTPQTVNAYYNPSFNEIVFPAAILQPPFFNVEADDAVNYGGIGAVIGHEFSHGFDDQGSQYDGQGNLRNWWSEADRTEFEALTDRLVAQYDGYEPLAGETVNGRLTLGENIADLAGLTMAYRAYRLSLDGEEAPIIDGYTGDQRVFLGWAQVWRNAYRDAYLTQLLKTDSHSPGPYRAVGPLSHIPAFYTAFGVEPGDGLYLAPEDRIKLW
- a CDS encoding KamA family radical SAM protein, whose protein sequence is MTTFPQHNASDEEWTDWRWQMRHRVNDEATLARYIRITDGERHAIKATRGIFRWTITPYYASLMDAYDPQCPVRQHVVPQAPEVEPDIVGVVDPLDEVGHSPVKNLVHNYPDKVAFCVTSECAVYCRYCLRKRMVGDADYMMRKDELRDALGYIRETPAIRDVLLTGGDPLVFSDANIDWLLGELRAIPHVEVVRIGSRLPVVNPMRITPELCAVLQKHHPVWLNTHFNHPKELTPEASGAAARLADAGVPVGNQSVLLAGINDDAATLKALCEGLVGLRVRPYYLYHAQLIGGTAHLRTPIEKGMDLMREIRGHTSGFAVPAYVLDTPDGKVPLTRDYVLGRSGDHVVMRTTRGTLWAEPNPLGDYQPLTSVPEIPMPPEARTVPTGAPTFVHAEAV
- a CDS encoding YihY/virulence factor BrkB family protein, producing MKLTAADVTAVLKKTAAEVMDDDVPSLSAAIAYYTVFSLPPLLVVILGVSGAIFGVDRVQEALVGQVGSIIGSDGQAAIRTMIENASTLGDGIGAKLAGLAALLFGASGAFGQLQKSLNRAWEVEKAAEGGGLMAVLVKRLLSFGMVLTIAFLLLVSLALSAVLAALGDATSGLVPGGIAGTLIDVANVIVSIGVIGLLFAFMFRYLPDAEVSWRDVWVGAFVTAILFTLGKTLIGIYLGVSSPGSAFGAAGSLALLLVWIYYSSLIVLVGAEFTQAWAERMGDGIEPDPPGGDDGGSEPTPEVPRTSGDGAHAPEAPLPDVAHPVAAPRDPAPYSGKEG
- a CDS encoding Smr/MutS family protein — translated: MLRRPTLTDDGRAVTLDLHGARIAEAEHLARRAAQEASGAGRSTLRIVHGASTTDWDGGNRTVKTALLDLLDSGALDAWVASEHLTEGAMLLGLSASGAPDRRRLTIGDL